DNA from Serinibacter salmoneus:
CTGTGCTTTGGGGAGGATTTCTTGACCTACTCGCGGCGCACAGCCTCGCCGCCGGGCTGTGCTGTACCGGGCTGTGCCGTACCGGCCCGCAGCGTGAGCACCCGATCGGCCCGCTCGGCGGCCTCCGGATCGTGTGTGGCCACCACCGCCGCCACGCTGGCGGAGGCCACCAGGTCGTGGATGAGGTCCATCACCCGGGCCGCGGTCTCGGAGTCCAGCTGGCCGGTGGGCTCATCGGCGATCAGCACGTCGGGGCGTCCCGCGAGCGCCCGCGCGATCCCGACGCGCTGCTGCTGGCCACCGGAGAGTTCCCCCGGCCGTTGCCGCACGTGGTCGGCGAGCCCCACCTGCTCCAGCGCCTGGCGGGCTCGCTCGCGCCGCTGGGTCGGCGACATACCGGCCAGCCGCAGCGGGATCTCCACGTTCTCCTGCGCGGAGAGCACCGGGATCAGGCCGAACGCCTGGAACACGTACCCGATCCGCTGCGCGCGCAGCGCGGCCCGCGCATCGTCCCCCAGCGCGGAGATCACCGTCCGGTCCTCCCCCTGGCCCATCGTCACGCTCCCGGAGGTCGGCAGGTCGATCCCCGCGAGGATGTTCAGCAGGGTGGTCTTGCCCGCACCGGAGGGGCCACGCACCACCAGGAGCTCACCGGGCTCGACGGCGAGACTCACCCCCCGGAGGGCGGCGACCTCACCCGCCGGTGTCGCGAACACGCGCGTGACGTCGTCGCAGGCCAGCCTCATCGTTCCTCCGTCCCCGGGTAGACCTCCACGTGGTCGGCCGCGAGGTCGAGGCGCACCCGGTCTGCCAGGCCGAGCGTCTCGACGTACTCCTGCGGGAGTTGCAGGCGCCCGCTGCGGTCGAGCACCGCGTACTCCTCGTGCACCCGGGAGGAGGTCCCGTCGTCCCCGATCTCGGTGCGGCGCAGCACCTCGGTGGCCGTGCGCCCGTCCCGGATCCGGATGGTGCGGTTCACGTGGGTGGCCACCGCGGGGTCGTGCGTCACGATGATCACGGTGACACCGAGCTCGGCGTTGGCCCGCTCCATGGCCGCGAGCACCCCCTCGGAGGCCTCCTCGTCGAGCTCCCCGGTGGGTTCATCGGCGAGGAGCAGACGCGGCTGGTTGGCGCCCGCGACGGCGATCGCCGCCCGCTGCTGCTGCCCGCCGGACAGTGCCAGCGGCAGCCGGTCGGTGAGGTCGCCCAGGTCGAAGAGGTCCACGAGCTCGCCGACGCGGCGCCGGCGAGCCGCGGCGCGCACGCCCGCCAACTGCAGCGGGAGCTCGATGTTCTGCGCGATCGTCAGGTAGGGCAACAGGTTGCGGGAGGTCTGCTGCCAGATGAACCCGACGACGTGGCGCTGATAGCGCACCCGCTCCGCCCCGCGCATCGCGATGAGGTCCGTCTCCCCCACCCGCGCGGACCCGCCGGTGGGCCGGTCCAGCCCGGACAGGATCTGCAGCAGGGTGGACTTCCCGGAACCGGACGCACCCACGATCGCCACCAGTTCCCCGGCCTCGACCCGCAGGTTCAGGCCCTGCAGCGCCTGCACCTCGATGCCGTCGACGGCGAAGATGCGCACCAGGTCCTGGCACAACACGAACGGCGCCGATGAGCTCACGTGTCCCATCATTCCTCCTCGTTCCTCGGCGCGGCCGATGAGGGCGCCGTCCCGATCCGCCCGACGAAGGTCGCCACCACCAGGAGCACCGCGAGCGCGCACCCCAGGACGACCAGCAGCGACCCGCCGACCCCGCCCGGCCAGGTCGGGGCCGCCCCGGCCAGCGCGCCGAGGTCGAGCGCTCGCCACACCGCCGGTGCCAGCACGGCACCCAGACCCGCGCCCACCACGACCGCGGGCACGCTCACCGGCAGGATGTCCCACGCCGCCAGGCGACGCACCTGCGCGCGCGTGGCTCCCAGCACCCGCAGGCGGCGCCCCACCAGCGCACGGGCCGGCGCCCCGGCGAGTACGACGAGGACCAGCGCCCCGAGGCCGAGCAGGCCGCCCGCCGCCACCGCCACTGCCAGCGCCGACTCGAGCAGGCGCACCTCCCCGGCCCCCAGGACCGCGGCGACCTCGGACTCGGCCACCTGCGCGAGGCCGCCGCTGACCTCGGCCAGTTGCTCGGCGACCACGGCGGCGTCGGCGCCGTCCTCGAGGTCCACCAGGGCGAGCGTGGTGCGGGCGTCCTCGACGATCCCCGGCGGCGCGGCGGCGAGGTCCGCGAGCACCCAGGTGCCCGTGGCGTCGATCCCGGGCAGCGCCGTCGGCCCGGTCACCGGCCGCACCGCGGTCGTCCCTGCGGTGGCCCAGGTGAGCTCCATCGCGCTGCCCAGCGACATGGCCGGGCCCACCAGCACGGGCGGGGTCCCCGCCTCGGCCGGGGTGAGGTCCGCCAGGGCGCCGCGCCACGCGTCCGAGCGCTGCGCGGCCGAGCCCTCGGCGAGAGCGGCGCTGTCCACGAGGTACAGCGTGGTGCGCATGGACTGCGCGCCCGCCAGGATGGCCGGCCGCACCGTGGCGACCGGGGTGAGCGCACGCACGCCCTCCACCTCGCGCATCTCCGTGAGCACAGGCGTCAGCTCCGGCCCGGAGATCCTCACCTCGGCGCCGATCTCCTGCCAGGCCGCGGAGGTGACCTGCTCGCGCAGCGCCGCGAGCGTGCTGGTGGCCAGCACGGCGGTGGAGGCGGCCACCACGACCGCCAGCAGGGAGGCGAGGCCGAGCGCGGGGTCCCGTGCGGCGCGGGCGGATCCCACCACGTCACCGACCGATCCGCGCCGCGAGATGAGCGCGGCCGGCAGCCGCAGCAGCCAGGGGGCCACACGCAGGAGGAGGACCACGGCGGCGAGCGCGAGCAGCAGCGGCGCGAGGACCACCAGGACGTCCGCGCCCTCCACCATCGCACCGGCCGCCCCGCCGGCGCTCTCGGCACTGTCGGCACCCTCGGTCAGCAGCCGGGAGGCCGCGAGCGCCGCCACCGCGAGGATGACCCCGTCGCGCACCCAGCCCGCGGCGCGCAGGTCCCGGCGCGGGGGTCGCAGGGACACCGGGACCGGCGCCACGAGCGCCGCGAGGGCCGGGAGCAGCGCGAGGGCCGCGGGCCCGGCCCATCCGGCCACGCCGCCGGCGCTCGCGCCGGATCCGGTGAGGGCGAGCGCCAGGCCCCAGCCGAGCGCGGCCGCCGGCACGCCGAGCGCGAGGCCCTCCCGCGCCAGCGCCGCGCGGATCCGCGCCGGGTGAGCGCCGCGGGCGCGCACGAGGGCCCACACCGGCGCGCGGCGCCGGTGCAGGAGGCCGAGCGCCAGCAGGACGACCGCCCCGGCCACGCCCACCGGCCCCGTCGC
Protein-coding regions in this window:
- a CDS encoding ABC transporter ATP-binding protein, whose translation is MRLACDDVTRVFATPAGEVAALRGVSLAVEPGELLVVRGPSGAGKTTLLNILAGIDLPTSGSVTMGQGEDRTVISALGDDARAALRAQRIGYVFQAFGLIPVLSAQENVEIPLRLAGMSPTQRRERARQALEQVGLADHVRQRPGELSGGQQQRVGIARALAGRPDVLIADEPTGQLDSETAARVMDLIHDLVASASVAAVVATHDPEAAERADRVLTLRAGTAQPGTAQPGGEAVRRE
- a CDS encoding ABC transporter ATP-binding protein produces the protein MGHVSSSAPFVLCQDLVRIFAVDGIEVQALQGLNLRVEAGELVAIVGASGSGKSTLLQILSGLDRPTGGSARVGETDLIAMRGAERVRYQRHVVGFIWQQTSRNLLPYLTIAQNIELPLQLAGVRAAARRRRVGELVDLFDLGDLTDRLPLALSGGQQQRAAIAVAGANQPRLLLADEPTGELDEEASEGVLAAMERANAELGVTVIIVTHDPAVATHVNRTIRIRDGRTATEVLRRTEIGDDGTSSRVHEEYAVLDRSGRLQLPQEYVETLGLADRVRLDLAADHVEVYPGTEER
- a CDS encoding ABC transporter permease; this translates as MRRLLLRSLLAQRALVACVLLVLLATATGLAAWPRLAEAARGTVVSDAVARSSPLVRDVQGVTTLAAPTTDPATDPAAGAAAGTAPDNAPWDGVLSALEEGREAADEPLRGVLAPARVVLSTEPVPIQAPPGTDIAQAALGLGAGPELTAEADLVEGQWPTPGALPTPEELAAQSQAHLEETGEDATRADLGIPWSLPVALPAASAQALGWEVGQEREGPYAEWFTLHLVGTYELTGPISEHVALLAGPREIDDLNTGLSVTALAALDPADWRAVQPWTGEADLTAWYGVDADAVADTDPDLLAAQLRRFTAAPITITDAGNQARLPLNSELAAVLDDAARRTAGANAAATATATGPVGVAGAVVLLALGLLHRRRAPVWALVRARGAHPARIRAALAREGLALGVPAAALGWGLALALTGSGASAGGVAGWAGPAALALLPALAALVAPVPVSLRPPRRDLRAAGWVRDGVILAVAALAASRLLTEGADSAESAGGAAGAMVEGADVLVVLAPLLLALAAVVLLLRVAPWLLRLPAALISRRGSVGDVVGSARAARDPALGLASLLAVVVAASTAVLATSTLAALREQVTSAAWQEIGAEVRISGPELTPVLTEMREVEGVRALTPVATVRPAILAGAQSMRTTLYLVDSAALAEGSAAQRSDAWRGALADLTPAEAGTPPVLVGPAMSLGSAMELTWATAGTTAVRPVTGPTALPGIDATGTWVLADLAAAPPGIVEDARTTLALVDLEDGADAAVVAEQLAEVSGGLAQVAESEVAAVLGAGEVRLLESALAVAVAAGGLLGLGALVLVVLAGAPARALVGRRLRVLGATRAQVRRLAAWDILPVSVPAVVVGAGLGAVLAPAVWRALDLGALAGAAPTWPGGVGGSLLVVLGCALAVLLVVATFVGRIGTAPSSAAPRNEEE